The following coding sequences are from one Granulicella arctica window:
- a CDS encoding Ig-like domain repeat protein, with product MFRTIWRPLSTLLCAANFALFSVAASPAQSLPAQTNRVTVAPKANAITRLAGHLPSWATAAIANDAGPVPTAAPLRLTFVLSRSAERQAAFTQLLADQQNPASPSFHHWLTPQQIGDQYGPTQHDVDSLAAWLTSQSFTIVETAPSRTFITIASTAGTVATALGTGFRYVNLPEPNYQDAALQLKPHLTATAAPAIPTAFAALVTAIDGLSDIPAYPMLHMDTTQTQPGPGDPPQLNSNSGSHYVTPADFAILYDLNPIYSASPALTGTGQKVAIIGRSQINPIDISAYQAIAGQPTKQPNLVVPPNGADPGQTGTGDQGEATLDVQRVLGTAPAAQADLVVSSTATGGILTAMQYNVQTLLDPVMTISFGSCEALVSASTIASYDALFSQAAAEGISVFVSSGDAGAAACDTHGAAPPAAQFLSTNYLCSSGYVTCVGGTEFADFTSPATYWSATNGTGHVSVLSYIPEGAWNDPTVTDSSGNVTTYISSTGGGASIYTPKPAFQTGVGVPNDGARDTPDISFSAARHDYYFGCYALSGASCVPSNTGSYSFTGFAGTSASAPSMAAIAALLDQKLGGPQGTVNSLLYRLASSTPAAFHDTTTASSGVANCTLATPSMCNNSTPSPTALTGGQAGYALTTGYDQATGLGSLDVANFISAATKATSAASTTLTLSEMSATINPGQSDTFTATLTSSTAGSPTGTVQFYANTTPLSNPVTINGGLAVLTTQLTAAGGFTITAVYSGDGNFAPSTAPGIPLTVTGQISITRIGTTSNSILVNGADTFTATVSSAGSATATPTGLIEFVQSGSLVATVPLVNGQASTSSISFPTAGTIPVYAFYRGDTTYGSSSSTVLNIAVTAPAPTYQLSASPTTLTLSAGANGLATVTINETNFAGVVNLTCAVTYNGTGTVNFPPTCNLASNAVTINQAPGSTALTIATTTPHTSLRSAAQRPSPRSSILEATGATLACLLLSLVPIRRRNPWRALSLLLILSATLGVLSGCGGSSSPAPLPTPTPIGTTTGSYTVTVTASSGVTGVVAPAPLTIALTID from the coding sequence ATGTTTCGTACCATCTGGCGGCCCCTCTCGACCCTGCTCTGTGCCGCAAATTTTGCACTATTCTCTGTAGCTGCCTCCCCGGCTCAGTCTCTCCCTGCTCAAACCAACCGCGTTACAGTGGCGCCCAAAGCAAACGCCATCACCCGCCTCGCCGGGCATCTTCCCTCCTGGGCAACCGCCGCAATCGCGAACGACGCCGGTCCAGTTCCCACCGCCGCACCCCTCCGGCTCACCTTCGTTCTTTCCCGCTCGGCAGAGCGACAAGCTGCCTTCACCCAACTCCTCGCCGACCAGCAGAATCCAGCCTCTCCCAGCTTTCACCACTGGCTTACTCCACAGCAGATCGGCGATCAGTACGGTCCTACCCAGCACGATGTAGACAGCCTCGCCGCGTGGCTGACCTCCCAATCCTTCACCATCGTCGAGACCGCACCCAGCCGCACCTTCATCACCATCGCCAGCACCGCCGGTACCGTGGCCACCGCCCTTGGTACCGGCTTCCGCTACGTCAATCTCCCCGAGCCTAACTATCAGGACGCTGCGCTACAACTCAAGCCGCATCTCACCGCCACTGCCGCCCCCGCCATCCCTACTGCCTTCGCCGCCCTCGTCACAGCAATCGACGGACTGAGCGACATCCCGGCCTATCCCATGCTCCACATGGACACCACGCAGACGCAACCCGGTCCCGGTGACCCACCCCAGCTCAACTCCAACTCCGGCAGCCACTATGTCACTCCCGCTGACTTCGCCATCCTCTACGACTTAAACCCCATCTATTCCGCCAGCCCCGCCCTCACCGGCACCGGCCAGAAGGTGGCGATCATTGGCCGATCCCAGATCAACCCCATCGACATCAGCGCCTATCAGGCCATCGCCGGCCAGCCCACGAAACAGCCGAACCTCGTCGTCCCGCCAAACGGGGCGGATCCCGGTCAGACTGGCACCGGGGATCAGGGCGAAGCCACCCTCGACGTCCAGCGCGTCCTTGGCACCGCGCCCGCAGCCCAGGCCGACCTCGTCGTCAGCTCCACAGCTACCGGCGGCATCCTGACCGCCATGCAGTACAACGTCCAGACTCTCCTGGACCCGGTCATGACCATCAGCTTCGGCTCTTGTGAGGCTCTCGTCAGCGCCTCGACCATCGCATCGTACGACGCCCTCTTCTCGCAGGCCGCCGCCGAGGGCATCTCCGTCTTCGTCTCGTCTGGAGATGCCGGTGCCGCCGCCTGTGACACTCATGGTGCAGCCCCTCCCGCTGCTCAATTCCTCAGCACCAACTATCTTTGCTCCAGTGGCTACGTCACCTGTGTCGGTGGAACCGAGTTCGCCGACTTCACCAGCCCTGCAACCTACTGGTCCGCGACTAACGGCACCGGCCACGTCTCGGTCCTCAGCTACATCCCCGAAGGCGCCTGGAACGATCCCACAGTCACGGACAGCAGCGGCAACGTCACCACCTACATCTCCTCGACCGGCGGCGGTGCCAGCATCTACACTCCCAAACCTGCCTTCCAAACCGGCGTAGGAGTTCCCAACGACGGAGCCCGTGACACCCCCGACATCAGCTTTAGTGCCGCACGCCACGACTACTACTTTGGTTGCTACGCCTTAAGCGGAGCCTCGTGCGTCCCAAGCAACACTGGATCCTACAGCTTCACAGGCTTCGCGGGCACCTCCGCTTCCGCGCCCTCCATGGCCGCGATCGCCGCCCTGCTCGATCAGAAGCTCGGCGGCCCGCAGGGCACCGTCAACTCGCTCCTCTACCGCCTCGCCTCCAGCACGCCCGCGGCCTTTCACGACACCACCACGGCATCCAGCGGCGTCGCCAACTGCACCCTCGCCACCCCTAGCATGTGCAACAACAGCACCCCCAGCCCCACCGCTCTCACTGGAGGCCAGGCAGGCTATGCTCTCACCACAGGCTATGATCAGGCCACAGGCCTCGGCTCGCTCGACGTGGCCAACTTCATCTCCGCCGCCACGAAGGCCACATCGGCCGCTTCCACCACCCTCACGCTAAGTGAGATGAGTGCAACCATCAACCCCGGTCAATCCGATACCTTCACCGCAACACTCACCTCGTCCACAGCGGGCAGCCCCACCGGAACTGTCCAGTTCTACGCAAACACCACACCGCTTAGCAATCCTGTCACGATCAACGGCGGATTAGCCGTACTCACCACGCAACTCACCGCCGCAGGAGGCTTCACCATCACCGCCGTCTACAGCGGTGACGGCAACTTCGCCCCCTCCACCGCTCCGGGTATCCCCCTCACCGTCACCGGCCAGATCAGCATCACGAGGATCGGCACCACCTCAAACAGCATCCTTGTCAACGGTGCCGACACGTTTACCGCGACCGTAAGCTCCGCCGGCAGTGCGACCGCCACCCCGACCGGCCTCATCGAGTTTGTTCAGAGCGGCTCCCTCGTCGCTACCGTCCCACTCGTCAACGGTCAGGCCAGCACCTCCAGCATCAGCTTTCCAACAGCAGGCACAATCCCCGTCTATGCCTTCTACCGGGGTGACACGACCTACGGATCCTCGTCCTCCACAGTTCTCAACATTGCCGTGACCGCTCCCGCGCCGACCTACCAACTCTCCGCAAGCCCAACGACCCTCACCCTCTCTGCCGGAGCGAATGGCCTCGCCACGGTCACCATAAACGAGACCAACTTCGCCGGTGTCGTCAACCTGACCTGCGCCGTCACCTACAACGGCACCGGAACCGTCAACTTCCCGCCTACCTGCAATCTCGCCAGCAACGCCGTCACCATCAACCAGGCACCGGGATCAACCGCCCTGACCATCGCCACCACTACACCCCACACCAGCCTGCGAAGTGCAGCACAGCGCCCCTCGCCCCGCAGCAGCATCCTCGAAGCCACCGGCGCGACTCTGGCGTGCCTCCTGCTCTCCTTGGTCCCGATCCGCCGACGCAACCCCTGGAGAGCTCTCTCACTACTCCTCATCCTCAGCGCAACGCTAGGCGTTCTCTCCGGCTGCGGCGGCTCGAGCAGCCCGGCGCCCCTACCAACACCAACCCCTATTGGCACGACCACCGGCAGCTACACCGTAACCGTTACTGCCTCATCCGGCGTAACCGGAGTTGTCGCACCCGCACCCCTAACCATTGCCCTCACCATCGACTAA
- the carA gene encoding glutamine-hydrolyzing carbamoyl-phosphate synthase small subunit — protein sequence MLAMLALEDGRIFRGTSYGAQAECSGEVVFNTSLTGYQEIFTDPSYAGQIVVLTNPHIGNYGTTPHDAEAARPYIEGLVTREFSPMSSNWRSTQVADEYLERYGVPVISEIDTRAVVRHLRAHGVMRGVIASGENLDEAALVAKAKAVRNMTGTDLASVVSTKTTYQWDDKEPKNQTGDKLLSVSEGVDQMHVVAYDFGIKENILRMLTRENCRVTVVPAKTSAEDVMALKPDGIFFSNGPGDPEPLEYAVENIRELQGQAPMFGICLGHQLFGLALGGKTYKLKFGHHGGNHPIMNHETGKVEITAQNHNYNVDPSSLPENVTQTHTNLNDGTMAGLKHKTDPMFSVQYHPEASPGPHDSHYLFRDFRKMMEAWKK from the coding sequence ATGCTGGCAATGCTGGCGCTCGAAGACGGGCGCATCTTTCGCGGTACAAGTTATGGCGCTCAAGCGGAATGCTCGGGCGAGGTGGTCTTCAATACATCGCTGACCGGCTACCAGGAGATCTTTACAGATCCTTCCTATGCGGGGCAGATTGTTGTCCTCACCAATCCACATATTGGAAACTACGGAACGACTCCGCATGATGCCGAGGCGGCGCGGCCTTATATCGAAGGGCTGGTGACGCGCGAGTTTTCACCGATGAGCTCGAATTGGCGCTCGACGCAGGTTGCGGATGAGTACCTTGAGCGTTATGGCGTTCCGGTGATCTCAGAGATCGATACGCGTGCCGTGGTGCGGCACCTGCGGGCGCATGGTGTGATGCGCGGCGTGATCGCGTCCGGGGAGAATCTGGATGAGGCGGCGCTGGTTGCGAAGGCCAAGGCTGTTCGCAACATGACGGGCACCGATCTGGCGAGCGTGGTGAGCACGAAGACGACGTACCAGTGGGACGACAAGGAACCGAAGAACCAGACGGGCGATAAACTGCTGTCGGTGTCTGAGGGGGTCGACCAGATGCACGTGGTCGCGTACGACTTCGGTATCAAGGAGAACATTTTGCGGATGCTGACGCGCGAGAACTGCCGCGTGACGGTGGTGCCGGCAAAGACTTCCGCTGAAGACGTGATGGCGTTGAAGCCAGACGGGATTTTCTTTTCGAATGGACCGGGTGATCCGGAGCCGCTGGAGTATGCGGTTGAGAACATCCGTGAGCTACAAGGTCAGGCTCCGATGTTTGGGATCTGCCTGGGGCACCAATTGTTTGGACTTGCGCTTGGAGGCAAGACGTACAAGCTGAAGTTTGGACATCATGGCGGGAATCACCCGATCATGAATCACGAGACGGGCAAGGTCGAGATTACGGCGCAGAATCATAACTACAACGTTGATCCGTCAAGCCTGCCAGAAAATGTAACGCAGACGCATACAAACTTGAATGATGGAACGATGGCTGGGCTAAAACACAAGACGGACCCCATGTTCAGCGTGCAGTATCACCCGGAGGCTAGTCCGGGGCCGCATGATTCGCATTATCTGTTCCGGGATTTCCGGAAGATGATGGAAGCGTGGAAGAAATAG
- a CDS encoding Rieske (2Fe-2S) protein produces MAQWVKICSVGEAPKPNQVVEAEVDGIGVCLANINGELSAMDNWCPHRRGPLGQGWIEGEAVICPWHSWAFNTKTGKADYPEHEKVDVFPLRVEGEDVLIDVA; encoded by the coding sequence GTGGCACAGTGGGTAAAGATTTGCAGTGTGGGTGAGGCTCCGAAGCCGAACCAAGTGGTTGAGGCTGAGGTGGATGGGATCGGCGTTTGCCTGGCAAACATCAACGGGGAGCTTTCGGCGATGGATAACTGGTGTCCCCATCGGCGCGGACCTTTAGGGCAGGGATGGATCGAGGGCGAGGCGGTGATCTGCCCATGGCACTCGTGGGCGTTCAACACCAAGACGGGCAAAGCCGACTATCCCGAGCATGAGAAGGTGGACGTTTTCCCGTTACGAGTTGAGGGTGAAGACGTGCTGATCGATGTTGCGTGA
- the carB gene encoding carbamoyl-phosphate synthase large subunit, whose protein sequence is MPRRNDIAKILVIGSGPIVIGQSAEFDYSGTQACKALKAEGYEVVLVNSNPASIMTDPEVADRTYIEPLNAAYLEEILRVESEMLTDTGAKGVFAVLPTVGGQTALNLAVDLADSGVLDKFGVELIGAKLEAIKKAEDRLLFKDAMTKIGLDMPRSQLVRNVSDGLAFAAKIGFPVVIRPSFTLGGSGGGIAYNREEMTDILGRGIDLSPVSECLIEESVLGWKEYELEVVRDLKDNVIIICSIENFDPMGVHTGDSITVAPAQTLTDREYQCMRDAAIRVIREIGVETGGSNVQFAVNPQNGRMTVIEMNPRVSRSSALASKATGFPIAKIAARLAVGYTLDEIQNDITKATPACFEPTLDYVVVKIPKWQFEKFPGADEGLGPQMKSVGEVMAIGRTFKEAMMKAVRSLETGKKATADDIEPRRLTQRLVTPHPDRLAYVRYAFERGMTVREVARMTSMDPWFLYQMKQITDEIKAIGGKSIDEVSATELRTAKRMGISDERLAAGWGLTGSEGTAAVRTLRKKLGVMPVYKLVDTCAAEFESFTPYLYSCYDEEDEAAPTTNKKIIILGSGPNRIGQGIEFDYCCCHAAFALREDGYETIMVNCNPETVSTDYDTSDRLYFEPLTLEDVLAVYEHEASSGAEIGMIVQFGGQTPLNLSLPLKHAGVPIIGTSPESIDLAEDRKRFGKLITELEIPQPEGAMATSVPEAVAGANKVGFPVLVRPSYVLGGRAMVIAYDEEAIVRYMSTAIEYSQERPVLIDHFLEDATEVDVDALCDGDDVVIAGIMQHIEEAGIHSGDSSCVLPAVDIAADVLETIRVYTRKLAMALSVRGLVNIQFAIQRGKVFVIEVNPRASRTVPYVSKATGIPLAKIASRIMVGRKLKELLPEQVANGRDLDTGSHFFVKSPVFPWGKFPGVDTVLGPEMKSTGEVMGVADNFGEAFAKAQIAAGQVLPMKGTIFLSVNDHDKEGLVKLARDFTEMGFHLVATHGTAAVLEEAGMQPERVYKVKEGRPNVVDLIKGDRIHLIINTPRGQDTVFDEKAIRRAAVLARIPTITTLAAARAAAEGISALQRGTLSVNALQALHLERETAAV, encoded by the coding sequence ATGCCGCGTAGGAATGACATTGCGAAGATTCTGGTGATTGGGTCCGGCCCGATCGTGATTGGCCAGTCGGCCGAGTTTGACTACTCTGGGACGCAGGCTTGTAAGGCGCTGAAGGCCGAGGGTTATGAAGTGGTGCTGGTGAATTCAAACCCGGCGTCGATCATGACCGATCCCGAGGTGGCGGACCGGACGTATATTGAGCCGTTGAACGCAGCTTATCTAGAAGAGATTCTGCGGGTTGAATCTGAGATGTTGACGGATACCGGCGCGAAGGGCGTATTTGCGGTGCTGCCTACGGTAGGTGGTCAGACGGCGCTGAATCTTGCGGTTGATCTTGCTGACTCTGGCGTGCTGGACAAGTTTGGTGTGGAGTTGATTGGGGCCAAGCTGGAGGCAATTAAAAAGGCCGAGGACCGGCTACTGTTCAAAGATGCGATGACCAAGATCGGGCTGGATATGCCGCGGTCGCAGCTTGTGCGAAACGTGTCTGACGGGCTGGCGTTTGCGGCGAAGATTGGTTTTCCGGTGGTGATTCGACCCTCGTTTACGCTGGGCGGCTCGGGCGGGGGCATCGCATATAACCGCGAGGAGATGACGGACATTCTGGGACGGGGCATCGATCTTTCGCCGGTGTCGGAGTGCCTGATCGAGGAGAGCGTGCTCGGCTGGAAGGAGTACGAGTTGGAGGTGGTGCGTGACCTGAAGGACAACGTCATCATCATCTGCTCGATTGAGAACTTTGATCCGATGGGCGTGCATACGGGCGATTCGATCACGGTTGCTCCCGCGCAGACGCTGACGGATCGCGAGTACCAGTGCATGCGCGATGCGGCGATTCGGGTGATTCGGGAGATCGGGGTGGAGACGGGTGGGAGCAATGTGCAGTTCGCGGTGAATCCGCAGAACGGGCGCATGACGGTGATCGAGATGAACCCGCGGGTGAGCCGTTCGTCGGCGCTGGCGTCGAAGGCTACCGGATTTCCGATTGCGAAGATTGCGGCCCGACTGGCGGTGGGGTATACGCTGGACGAGATTCAGAACGACATCACAAAGGCTACGCCGGCCTGCTTTGAGCCGACGCTGGATTACGTGGTGGTGAAGATTCCGAAGTGGCAGTTTGAGAAGTTTCCTGGCGCGGATGAGGGGCTAGGGCCGCAGATGAAGTCGGTCGGCGAGGTGATGGCGATTGGCCGGACCTTCAAGGAGGCGATGATGAAGGCGGTGCGGTCGCTCGAGACGGGTAAGAAGGCGACGGCGGATGATATTGAGCCGCGACGTCTGACGCAGCGTTTGGTGACGCCGCATCCGGATCGGCTGGCGTATGTACGGTATGCGTTTGAGCGTGGGATGACGGTGCGCGAGGTTGCGCGTATGACGTCGATGGACCCTTGGTTCCTGTACCAGATGAAGCAGATTACAGATGAGATCAAGGCGATCGGCGGGAAGTCGATCGATGAGGTTTCGGCGACTGAGTTGCGGACGGCGAAGCGCATGGGGATTTCGGATGAGCGGCTCGCTGCTGGCTGGGGTCTAACAGGCTCCGAGGGGACGGCGGCTGTTCGCACGCTGCGGAAGAAGCTCGGCGTGATGCCGGTGTACAAGCTGGTGGATACGTGTGCGGCGGAGTTCGAGAGCTTTACGCCGTATCTCTATAGCTGCTATGACGAAGAAGACGAAGCGGCTCCGACGACGAACAAGAAGATCATCATTCTTGGATCGGGACCGAATCGGATCGGGCAGGGGATCGAGTTCGACTACTGCTGTTGCCATGCGGCGTTCGCGCTGCGGGAAGACGGCTACGAGACGATCATGGTGAACTGCAATCCGGAGACAGTTTCTACGGACTACGACACCTCGGATCGGCTGTACTTCGAACCGCTGACGCTTGAGGACGTGCTTGCGGTGTATGAGCATGAGGCTTCTTCGGGTGCGGAGATCGGGATGATTGTGCAGTTCGGCGGGCAGACGCCCTTGAATCTTTCGCTGCCGCTAAAGCATGCTGGTGTGCCGATCATTGGGACTTCGCCGGAGTCGATTGATCTGGCTGAGGATCGGAAGCGGTTTGGGAAGTTGATTACAGAATTGGAGATCCCGCAGCCTGAAGGGGCTATGGCTACGAGTGTTCCGGAGGCAGTCGCAGGGGCGAACAAGGTTGGGTTCCCGGTGTTGGTGCGGCCTTCGTATGTGCTGGGCGGCCGGGCGATGGTGATCGCTTATGACGAGGAGGCGATTGTGCGGTATATGAGCACGGCGATCGAGTATTCGCAGGAGCGGCCGGTGCTGATCGACCACTTTCTGGAGGATGCTACGGAGGTCGATGTCGATGCGCTATGTGATGGCGATGACGTAGTGATTGCAGGGATTATGCAGCATATCGAGGAGGCTGGAATTCATTCCGGCGACTCGTCGTGTGTTCTGCCTGCGGTCGATATTGCGGCGGATGTGCTCGAGACGATTCGGGTGTACACGCGGAAGCTGGCGATGGCTTTGAGCGTGCGCGGGCTGGTTAACATCCAGTTCGCGATCCAGCGGGGCAAGGTATTTGTGATCGAGGTGAACCCCCGGGCTTCGCGGACGGTGCCTTATGTTTCGAAGGCTACGGGTATCCCGCTGGCGAAGATTGCTTCGCGGATCATGGTGGGACGGAAGCTGAAGGAGTTGCTGCCGGAGCAGGTGGCGAATGGCCGCGATCTGGATACGGGATCACATTTCTTTGTGAAGAGCCCTGTGTTTCCCTGGGGCAAGTTCCCGGGTGTGGATACGGTGCTTGGTCCGGAGATGAAGTCTACGGGCGAGGTGATGGGCGTGGCCGACAACTTTGGCGAGGCGTTTGCGAAGGCGCAAATCGCTGCCGGACAGGTTCTGCCGATGAAGGGAACGATTTTCCTGAGTGTCAACGACCACGATAAGGAAGGTCTTGTGAAGCTTGCACGGGACTTTACGGAGATGGGCTTCCACCTGGTGGCGACGCATGGGACGGCGGCTGTTCTCGAGGAAGCAGGCATGCAGCCGGAGCGAGTCTACAAGGTGAAGGAGGGGCGGCCGAACGTGGTCGATCTGATCAAGGGGGATCGTATTCACCTGATCATCAACACTCCTCGTGGGCAGGATACTGTCTTCGATGAGAAGGCGATACGGCGGGCGGCGGTGCTGGCGCGGATTCCTACGATTACGACACTGGCTGCGGCGAGGGCTGCTGCAGAGGGAATCTCGGCTCTTCAGCGCGGGACACTGAGCGTGAATGCGCTGCAGGCGCTGCACCTGGAACGTGAGACTGCCGCAGTATGA
- a CDS encoding alpha/beta hydrolase family protein, producing the protein MAPQKPTPKKQNPGKQPPQYRSHPPRPPAGAPEVVDPIWLLKAVALVIIAALVCGYGSLCLLLYQGQWQLILHPKQTSTVPAAIAGTPIELIHFGTDESGTPQLTGWSIPAAKDAHYASLTILFLPPGNGSLIDTLPTLTVLHNLGINIFAIDYRGYGLSAAVHPNQARMTQDADTALHYLMTSRAVPGGQIIPYGTGVAASLAAHLAASQTAIPAVILDTPDPDPLQIILHDPRTKFLPVNALIHDRFPLTEPLGTLKTPKLLIQPEKDDSAFKSAADPRITIFEMPKPGTPDYAPTLTRYLARFLDQYATAAVQQLQSPPK; encoded by the coding sequence ATGGCCCCGCAGAAACCTACCCCGAAAAAACAAAATCCCGGCAAGCAGCCCCCGCAGTATCGCTCCCACCCGCCAAGACCACCCGCAGGCGCACCCGAGGTCGTCGACCCCATATGGCTCCTCAAAGCAGTAGCCCTCGTCATCATCGCCGCGCTCGTCTGCGGGTACGGCAGCCTCTGCCTCCTTCTCTATCAAGGCCAGTGGCAACTCATCCTCCACCCGAAGCAGACCTCGACCGTTCCCGCAGCCATCGCCGGAACACCCATCGAACTCATCCACTTCGGCACGGATGAAAGCGGCACCCCGCAACTAACCGGCTGGTCCATTCCCGCTGCCAAGGATGCGCACTACGCCAGCCTGACCATCCTCTTCCTGCCGCCCGGCAATGGCTCCCTCATCGACACCCTGCCCACCCTCACCGTCCTCCACAATCTCGGCATCAATATCTTTGCCATCGACTATCGCGGCTACGGCCTGAGCGCCGCTGTTCATCCCAATCAGGCCCGCATGACCCAGGATGCCGACACCGCCCTCCACTACCTCATGACCTCACGCGCGGTTCCTGGCGGCCAAATCATCCCGTACGGCACAGGTGTAGCCGCAAGCCTTGCCGCTCACCTTGCCGCTTCTCAAACCGCGATCCCCGCCGTCATCCTCGACACCCCCGACCCCGATCCCCTCCAAATCATCCTCCACGACCCGCGAACTAAATTCCTGCCGGTCAACGCACTCATTCACGACCGCTTCCCCTTGACCGAACCCCTCGGTACCCTGAAGACCCCGAAACTCCTCATTCAACCGGAAAAGGATGATAGCGCCTTCAAGTCGGCCGCAGATCCCAGGATCACCATCTTCGAGATGCCGAAGCCTGGTACCCCCGACTACGCGCCTACGCTCACCAGGTACCTGGCTCGATTTCTGGACCAGTACGCCACCGCCGCCGTTCAGCAACTTCAGTCCCCACCAAAGTAA
- a CDS encoding dihydrodipicolinate synthase family protein — MLLEGLHLPLTTPFAHDGRLNLRKLEQNVAHYSLTPAAGMVVLGQTGEAGMLSEAERREVLRVALDAATATKVMMAGVARQSVAGTLDLVEDAAAMGYDAVVIGVESSLRDRERRIYFQMVADRSSLPVVLTGDLSQDLVAEMAGHAQVLGWLHDFESADEVRDVLMRTVAVKRTVTVTQVFAAVTGRMMVGQAPHLLSAASLTSGGTAVAGAPAKAGLKTRTKVVGFQVLMGGTEGMLAGMIAGAVGVAPPFAAAAPQGCYEVVAAWKDGDRGLAEEKQLRLVEAARLVEGKLGVAGLKYGCDLNGYFGGGPRLPGLPVTGGERAEIEGVMAGLKS; from the coding sequence ATGCTGCTTGAAGGATTGCACCTCCCGCTCACAACACCGTTTGCCCATGATGGCCGTTTGAACCTCCGCAAGCTGGAGCAGAATGTTGCGCACTATTCACTGACTCCGGCGGCTGGAATGGTCGTGCTTGGCCAGACGGGCGAGGCGGGGATGCTGTCTGAGGCGGAGCGTCGCGAGGTGCTGCGGGTTGCGCTCGATGCGGCGACGGCTACGAAGGTGATGATGGCTGGCGTTGCGCGGCAGAGTGTTGCGGGAACGCTGGACCTTGTTGAGGATGCTGCGGCGATGGGGTATGACGCTGTGGTGATCGGTGTGGAGTCTTCGTTGCGGGATCGGGAGCGGCGGATTTATTTTCAGATGGTCGCAGACCGTTCGAGTCTGCCGGTAGTTCTGACGGGCGACCTGTCGCAGGACTTGGTCGCGGAGATGGCGGGACATGCCCAGGTGCTTGGCTGGCTACACGACTTCGAATCGGCAGATGAGGTTCGGGATGTGCTGATGCGGACTGTCGCAGTGAAGCGCACAGTTACGGTGACGCAGGTGTTTGCGGCAGTGACGGGACGGATGATGGTGGGGCAGGCTCCCCATCTGCTTTCGGCTGCAAGCCTGACGAGTGGCGGGACGGCGGTGGCGGGTGCTCCTGCGAAGGCTGGGCTCAAGACGCGGACTAAGGTGGTAGGGTTTCAGGTGCTGATGGGTGGGACGGAAGGGATGCTGGCGGGGATGATCGCTGGTGCGGTGGGGGTGGCGCCTCCGTTTGCGGCTGCAGCCCCGCAGGGATGCTATGAGGTGGTCGCCGCTTGGAAGGACGGTGATCGGGGGTTGGCGGAGGAGAAGCAACTTCGGCTGGTGGAGGCGGCACGTCTGGTTGAGGGCAAGTTGGGCGTTGCCGGGTTGAAGTACGGGTGTGATTTGAATGGATATTTTGGTGGGGGTCCGCGGCTGCCTGGCTTGCCGGTTACTGGGGGGGAGCGGGCGGAAATTGAGGGAGTTATGGCTGGGTTGAAGAGCTAA
- a CDS encoding DoxX family protein, whose translation MTRWLNSLQPWGVVLLRLVLGVAMLASGWEKVYSPNILHGHNTLAALDHYCHYIASLGLPYWLGYISAFTEVVGGLCLLIGLFVRFFSFLVAGNMLTAIVMVNRHHGYSGSAYSIALLAIATMLLLAGPGRLALDRRMGLI comes from the coding sequence ATGACCAGATGGCTCAACAGCTTGCAACCCTGGGGCGTAGTTCTTCTGCGCCTCGTTCTCGGCGTAGCCATGCTCGCCAGTGGCTGGGAGAAGGTCTACTCCCCCAACATTCTCCACGGCCACAACACCTTGGCCGCGCTCGACCACTACTGCCACTACATCGCCAGTCTCGGCCTCCCTTACTGGCTCGGCTACATCTCAGCCTTCACAGAAGTGGTCGGCGGCCTCTGCCTCCTCATCGGCCTCTTCGTCCGCTTTTTCTCGTTCCTCGTCGCCGGCAATATGCTCACAGCCATCGTCATGGTTAATCGCCACCACGGCTACAGTGGCTCCGCCTACTCGATCGCCCTGCTCGCCATTGCAACCATGCTGCTCCTCGCCGGACCAGGCCGCCTGGCCTTAGATCGCCGCATGGGTCTCATCTAA